A region from the Candidatus Tenderia electrophaga genome encodes:
- a CDS encoding ArsC family transcriptional regulator, with protein sequence MNVLFLCTGNSCRSILGEATFNHLAPAGWRAVSAGSRPTGQVHPRSLALLQREGIATAGYHSKSWDDLPVTPDIVITVCASAAGETCPAYLGPVLRSHWGVDDPAHASGSDAEIHAAFMTAYRILRARIEAFLALPLDALEQDRERLKAELDRIGRLLP encoded by the coding sequence ATGAATGTCCTGTTTCTCTGCACCGGCAACTCGTGCCGCTCCATCCTCGGCGAAGCCACCTTCAACCACCTGGCGCCCGCCGGCTGGCGCGCCGTCAGCGCCGGCAGCCGGCCCACCGGCCAGGTCCATCCGCGTTCCCTGGCCCTGTTGCAGCGCGAGGGTATCGCCACCGCGGGCTACCACAGCAAATCCTGGGACGACCTGCCGGTCACACCCGACATCGTCATCACCGTCTGCGCCAGCGCCGCCGGCGAGACCTGCCCGGCCTACCTGGGCCCGGTGCTGCGCAGCCACTGGGGCGTCGATGACCCGGCCCACGCCAGCGGCAGCGACGCCGAGATCCATGCCGCCTTCATGACCGCCTACCGCATCCTGCGCGCCCGCATCGAGGCCTTTCTGGCCCTGCCGCTGGACGCGCTTGAGCAGGACCGCGAACGCCTCAAGGCCGAGCTGGATCGCATCGGCCGCCTTTTGCCGTAA
- a CDS encoding ArsR family transcriptional regulator, protein MDKITAITLFESLASGVRLDIYRLLVRQCNAGMVAGEIASTLDVPPTNLSFHLKALTQAGMLTVTQEGRYQRYRANLPQMLDLIAYLTEECCAGQPEQCLDPGTLSPCAPPVSSPESPIPTRSKS, encoded by the coding sequence ATGGACAAGATCACGGCAATCACCCTGTTTGAATCGCTCGCCTCCGGCGTACGGCTGGACATCTATCGCCTGCTGGTCAGACAGTGCAACGCGGGCATGGTGGCGGGTGAGATCGCCAGCACCCTGGATGTGCCGCCCACCAACCTGTCATTCCACCTCAAGGCGCTGACCCAGGCCGGCATGCTGACGGTGACGCAGGAGGGGCGCTATCAGCGTTACCGCGCCAACCTGCCCCAGATGCTGGACCTGATCGCCTACCTGACCGAGGAGTGCTGCGCCGGCCAGCCGGAACAATGCCTGGATCCGGGCACGTTGTCGCCCTGCGCGCCGCCCGTGTCATCTCCCGAGTCCCCAATCCCGACGCGATCAAAATCATGA
- a CDS encoding transposase, with the protein MARLPRLYLPGCAQHIIQRGNNRDACFYGEADYQAYLAFLKDAAAKYQVDIHAFVLMTNHVHLLATPADEQGIGRLMQAQGRKYVQYFNHTYGRTGTLWEGRYKSTLVDANAYLLTVYRYIELNPVRAGMVTHASEYPWSSYSSNAMGKAIQLLTPHPQYAQLGKTAKERQQAYRSLFRGRMSERDLMAIRESTNKAWALGNDRFKAQIEAKTGRRAIPLGRGGDRKSEKYRRTKYQ; encoded by the coding sequence ATGGCCCGGTTACCACGACTCTATTTACCCGGCTGTGCCCAGCATATCATCCAACGGGGCAATAACCGGGACGCCTGCTTCTATGGCGAAGCGGATTACCAGGCCTATCTGGCATTCCTCAAAGACGCCGCAGCCAAATACCAGGTTGATATTCATGCCTTTGTATTAATGACCAACCATGTACATTTGCTGGCGACCCCGGCTGATGAACAGGGAATTGGCCGTCTGATGCAGGCACAAGGCCGCAAGTATGTTCAATATTTTAATCACACCTATGGCCGCACAGGAACGCTGTGGGAAGGGCGCTATAAATCGACCCTGGTTGATGCTAACGCCTACCTGCTTACCGTGTATCGCTATATCGAACTGAATCCGGTGCGGGCGGGAATGGTCACACACGCCTCTGAATACCCCTGGTCCAGTTACTCATCCAATGCGATGGGTAAAGCAATCCAACTGTTAACACCCCACCCTCAGTATGCTCAACTGGGCAAGACGGCGAAGGAACGGCAACAAGCTTACCGGTCGTTATTCCGGGGTAGGATGTCGGAGCGAGACCTGATGGCGATCCGTGAATCGACGAATAAAGCCTGGGCGCTCGGAAATGATCGATTCAAGGCTCAAATTGAAGCCAAGACGGGGCGACGGGCTATCCCACTCGGTCGGGGAGGGGATAGGAAATCGGAGAAGTACCGGAGGACTAAATATCAATGA
- a CDS encoding structural protein MipA, translating to MRKFTGLLLALFIHALFLQTALAQEEKTALVPLPSIDDFTRGNDGWSFGLGLGVEYESAYEGSDEFGFEVQPAGAVQWRRGDDIFFWAGEALGWRGLRSDTWLLEAIVGFEEGREESDSDDGRLDGLGDTDEGFELALQARRAFDADWRYWLDGRIVTGENGSLGIFGVGRRFGERKDGSGSEFSIVAVFHDSDLANTEFGVDPMQAAASGLNETNLSGGFRAIGAHYNYRNYINDNWQIFGEVLYERYSSDIADSPIARNNYEAEVGVGVIYVF from the coding sequence ATGAGAAAGTTTACAGGTTTACTATTGGCATTGTTCATACATGCGTTATTCCTTCAAACAGCATTAGCACAGGAAGAAAAAACAGCTTTGGTGCCTTTGCCTTCGATCGACGACTTCACGAGGGGTAATGATGGCTGGAGCTTTGGGCTGGGCCTGGGTGTTGAATACGAATCTGCCTACGAAGGATCGGATGAGTTTGGCTTCGAAGTCCAGCCTGCTGGTGCAGTACAATGGCGTAGAGGTGATGATATTTTCTTCTGGGCCGGTGAGGCGCTGGGGTGGCGTGGTCTTCGTTCTGACACGTGGCTATTAGAGGCCATCGTCGGCTTCGAAGAGGGCCGCGAAGAAAGTGATTCCGATGACGGTCGGTTGGATGGACTCGGCGATACAGATGAGGGTTTTGAACTCGCGCTGCAGGCGCGTCGTGCTTTCGATGCTGATTGGCGTTATTGGTTAGATGGTCGAATTGTAACCGGTGAAAACGGAAGTCTTGGTATTTTTGGGGTGGGTCGTCGCTTCGGCGAGCGGAAAGACGGCTCCGGTTCTGAATTTTCTATCGTTGCGGTTTTTCATGATAGCGATCTTGCCAATACAGAGTTTGGCGTAGACCCAATGCAGGCAGCTGCATCTGGACTGAATGAGACCAACCTAAGCGGAGGATTCCGCGCGATTGGAGCCCATTACAATTATCGTAATTATATCAACGATAATTGGCAGATTTTCGGCGAGGTGCTCTATGAACGATATAGCAGCGACATTGCGGACAGCCCAATAGCACGCAACAACTATGAAGCCGAAGTAGGCGTCGGAGTCATTTACGTATTCTAG